One stretch of Xanthomonas sp. DAR 35659 DNA includes these proteins:
- a CDS encoding DGQHR domain-containing protein, which produces MIGHGELFVPALRAAFGDWIYYSCLMPLSELASRVSYAEEIHQDKALSRLIQRSLEGTRAAHISEYLERTEQRFFNSLVVATYGERPKWLEIGNFHEQSETGILGRIDPQERDVFGYLALSGREKIFAVDGQHRLAGVKRAVSEGTDFGVERISVLFVAHNEAHRERTRRLFTTLNKTARPVGKLDIIALDEDDSMAIITRRLVEAHAWFKSPKIAVISSVSLPVTNRSALTTIANLYDILRLIFKFKEGKKSDRALRFYRPKDSKLAEMAKYAEDYFTSLQDAFPPIKELFRAKEAGPVTQKHRGPHGGHLLFRPAGLEAFTQIAVEYALKHHCSLFEAVSVLKEIPTDLAARPYRDVLWDPDKKTVISKGKPLVKDLLRYMARLIPSTGVKERYDLALGKPRALPPRLKIHDGLN; this is translated from the coding sequence ATTGGATTTACTACTCCTGCTTAATGCCTCTTTCTGAATTGGCTTCTCGGGTAAGCTACGCTGAAGAAATTCATCAGGACAAAGCACTTTCGAGGCTTATTCAGCGATCATTGGAAGGCACACGAGCCGCCCATATATCTGAATATCTGGAGAGAACTGAGCAGCGCTTTTTTAACTCGCTCGTTGTTGCGACTTATGGTGAAAGACCGAAGTGGCTAGAGATTGGAAACTTTCATGAGCAATCAGAAACCGGAATACTTGGCCGAATTGACCCGCAAGAACGGGATGTCTTCGGATACTTGGCGCTGTCCGGCCGAGAAAAGATCTTCGCTGTTGATGGTCAGCACCGCCTTGCCGGCGTAAAACGCGCTGTCTCTGAGGGCACCGACTTTGGTGTCGAGAGAATTTCCGTCCTCTTCGTCGCGCACAACGAAGCGCATCGAGAGAGAACGCGTCGCTTGTTCACTACCTTGAACAAAACAGCTCGTCCTGTCGGCAAGCTCGACATCATTGCCCTCGATGAGGACGACAGCATGGCAATCATCACGCGTCGTTTAGTAGAGGCCCATGCTTGGTTCAAGAGTCCGAAGATAGCTGTGATTTCCAGTGTATCGCTGCCCGTTACAAATCGATCAGCACTTACGACGATCGCCAATCTCTACGATATTCTCAGGCTCATATTCAAGTTCAAGGAGGGGAAGAAGTCAGATCGCGCCCTTCGATTCTATCGTCCTAAAGACAGCAAGCTTGCTGAGATGGCAAAATATGCTGAGGACTACTTTACTTCTCTTCAGGATGCCTTCCCCCCTATCAAAGAGCTTTTCCGGGCGAAGGAAGCGGGCCCGGTAACACAAAAGCACCGTGGCCCGCATGGGGGACACCTTTTATTTAGGCCTGCTGGTCTGGAAGCTTTTACTCAGATTGCCGTGGAATATGCATTGAAGCATCACTGCTCGCTATTCGAAGCAGTTTCTGTTCTTAAGGAAATTCCAACGGATCTTGCGGCACGTCCTTACAGAGATGTCTTGTGGGACCCCGACAAAAAGACGGTCATTAGCAAAGGAAAGCCTCTGGTCAAAGACCTGCTTCGCTACATGGCAAGGCTCATACCGTCCACGGGCGTGAAGGAGCGGTATGATTTGGCATTAGGAAAGCCTCGCGCGCTTCCGCCCAGATTGAAAATCCACGATGGCCTTAACTGA